Proteins encoded within one genomic window of Bemisia tabaci chromosome 2, PGI_BMITA_v3:
- the LOC109042656 gene encoding uncharacterized protein, translated as MQPVPRPTHSSRGHASRRALLSRGRASRRGYKKRAAARLITSRSSTARRVATTMSSSSEELDVTSTEDVTRPSKPPSRPASPALSRHSVYERKPKGDPTKRINSRSRMTVPKRRAPMASASPKKPNKQFKAVNPREVAVNPKTVVRAHPSIEVTTSAGLLTQSKRVSRIPVKCVNPRPRPAASAAAPGQSAVDGPRPAVSQPSPVTLDIEGILLQTPEPIRTPPTSSPFLPSLSPTPPAPRPQASPRPVVTPPTFTSPINLVSPSIVILSPIASPSSTLRPQSLRGSPRRPMIIKVADAKLQTPAWMVESLIEEYLGKAPSKALPPWLVRKMELAACRSRARARLHQDEQQEEGRRRGQHSGRRPEPQRSHQSSRSQPRSGSRDQRRSKDQRR; from the exons ATGCAACCAGTCCCGCGTCCCACGCACTCATCACGCGGgcacgcgtcgcgtcgcgcgctCTTATCACGCggccgcgcgtcgcgtcgcggctaTAAAAAGCGAGCGGCCGCGCGTCTCATCACCAGTCGCAGCTCAACCGCAAGAAGAGTAGCAACCACG atGTCTTCATCAAGTGAAGAACTCGATGTCACCTCCACGGAGGACGTTACCAGGCCATCCAAGCCACCCTCTCGGCCTGCTTCGCCGGCGCTCTCGCGCCACTCAGTCTACGAGAGAAAGCCCAAGGGTGATCCCACCAAGAGGATCAACTCAAGGAGCAGGATGACTGTGCCCAAAAGAAGGGCTCCAATGGCTTCGGCTAGCCCCAAAAAGCCAAACAAACAGTTCAAGGCAGTAAACCCCCGAGAAGTCGCGGTGAACCCCAAGACAGTGGTGCGTGCCCATCCCTCCATAGAGGTCACCACCTCGGCGGGCCTCTTGACGCAGTCTAAAAGAGTCAGCCGCATTCCTGTAAAATGCGTCAATCCGCGGCCCCGGCCAGCTGCATCAGCCGCTGCTCCAGGCCAATCTGCAGTTGACGGGCCCAGACCCGCCGTTTCCCAGCCGTCACCAGTGACACTCGACATCGAGGGCATCCTCCTCCAAACCCCTGAGCCTATCCGGACGCCGCCCACGTCGTCCccgttccttccttcccttTCACCTACTCCACCTGCTCCTCGCCCACAAGCCTCGCCCCGACCCGTCGTTACTCCCCCTACCTTCACCTCGCCAATCAATCTGGTGTCCCCCTCCATTGTTattctctctcccattgcctCTCCGTCCTCCACGCTGAGGCCGCAGTCCTTGCGGGGCTCCCCTCGGCGGCCTATGATAATCAAGGTCGCCGACGCGAAACTGCAGACTCCAGCCTGGATGGTGGAGAGTCTGATCGAAGAATACCTGGGGAAGGCGCCATCAAAGGCGTTGCCGCCCTGGTTGGTGAGGAAAATGGAGCTGGCGGCGTGTCGGTCGCGCGCGAGGGCGCGTCTTCATCAGGACGAGCAACAGGAAGAAGGACGGCGCAGAGGACAGCACAGCGGGCGACGTCCAGAGCCCCAGAGGAGTCACCAATCAAGCCGCAGTCAGCCACGCTCCGGCTCCAGGGACCAGCGTCGTTCGAAAGACCAGCGTCGATGA